A section of the Mesorhizobium loti genome encodes:
- a CDS encoding homoserine dehydrogenase, protein MAEALRVGIAGLGTVGASVARVLRDKAAELTRQCGRDIIVAAVSARDPKRDRGVDVSSARWFDDPVKMAQTAEIDVFIELIGGDEGPARLSVKAALEAGRHVVTANKALLAKHGVALAEIAEKKGVLLNYEAAVAGGIPVIKTMREAMAGNSVTRVFGILNGTCNYILTRMEAEGISFDACLKDAQRLGYAEADPTFDIEGHDTAHKLSILTSLAFGTKIAANDIYMEGISNITQADIRAAGDLGYRIKLLGVAQRTESGIEQRVHPTMVPTASVIAQVHGVTNAVAIETDILGELLLSGPGAGGNATASAVIGDIADIAKSRPGFQHGPVFGRPAKELRPYKKAQMRSHAGGYFIRLTVHDRIGVFAAIAKRMADNDISLESIVQHAVSGEAAAQKTVILVTHETTEAAVRKAVDGITKDGHLTDKPQVLRIERAG, encoded by the coding sequence ATGGCTGAAGCACTGCGTGTTGGAATTGCCGGCCTCGGCACGGTCGGTGCATCGGTGGCACGTGTGCTGCGCGACAAGGCGGCGGAACTGACCCGGCAATGCGGGCGCGACATCATCGTCGCAGCGGTTTCGGCGCGCGATCCGAAGCGCGACCGTGGCGTCGATGTCAGTTCCGCAAGATGGTTCGACGACCCGGTCAAGATGGCGCAGACCGCCGAGATCGACGTGTTCATCGAACTGATCGGCGGCGATGAAGGGCCGGCGCGCCTGTCGGTGAAGGCGGCGCTCGAAGCCGGCCGCCATGTCGTCACCGCCAACAAGGCCCTGCTCGCCAAGCATGGCGTGGCGCTGGCCGAGATCGCCGAGAAGAAGGGCGTGCTGCTCAACTACGAAGCGGCGGTGGCGGGCGGCATTCCCGTCATCAAGACGATGCGCGAGGCGATGGCCGGCAACTCGGTCACCCGTGTGTTCGGCATTCTCAACGGCACGTGCAACTACATCCTGACCCGCATGGAGGCCGAGGGCATCTCGTTTGATGCCTGCCTGAAGGACGCGCAGCGGCTGGGTTACGCCGAGGCCGATCCGACCTTCGACATCGAAGGCCATGACACCGCGCACAAGCTGTCGATCCTGACCAGCCTTGCCTTCGGCACCAAGATCGCCGCCAACGACATCTACATGGAAGGCATTTCCAACATCACCCAGGCTGACATCCGTGCCGCCGGCGACCTCGGCTACAGGATCAAGCTGCTGGGCGTTGCCCAGCGCACCGAAAGCGGCATCGAGCAGCGCGTACATCCGACCATGGTGCCGACCGCCTCCGTCATCGCGCAGGTGCATGGCGTCACCAACGCGGTGGCGATCGAGACCGACATCCTCGGCGAACTGCTGCTTTCGGGCCCCGGCGCTGGCGGCAACGCCACCGCCTCGGCCGTCATCGGCGACATCGCCGACATCGCCAAGAGCCGGCCGGGCTTCCAGCATGGGCCGGTCTTTGGTCGGCCGGCAAAGGAGTTGAGGCCTTACAAGAAGGCGCAGATGCGCAGCCATGCCGGCGGCTATTTCATCCGGCTGACCGTGCATGACCGCATCGGCGTGTTCGCCGCGATCGCCAAGCGCATGGCCGACAACGATATTTCGCTGGAATCGATCGTCCAGCATGCGGTCAGCGGCGAGGCGGCGGCACAGAAGACGGTGATCCTCGTCACCCACGAGACCACCGAGGCCGCCGTGCGCAAGGCCGTCGACGGCATCACCAAGGACGGTCACCTGACCGACAAGCCGCAGGTCCTCCGCATCGAGCGGGCAGGGTAG
- a CDS encoding Thivi_2564 family membrane protein, with product MASSVLIGILITFLVIILVLYLVQRLPLDARMRQIVQIIVIIIGIISLLKYLAVF from the coding sequence ATGGCTTCATCCGTGCTGATCGGCATTCTGATCACATTCCTCGTCATCATCCTTGTTCTTTATCTTGTGCAGCGCCTGCCTCTCGATGCCCGGATGCGGCAGATCGTGCAGATTATCGTCATCATCATCGGCATCATTTCGTTGCTCAAATACCTGGCGGTTTTCTAG